In one Acomys russatus chromosome 15, mAcoRus1.1, whole genome shotgun sequence genomic region, the following are encoded:
- the Lce7a gene encoding late cornified envelope protein 7A — protein MSSQQNQQKCQLPTKCPPKGPPQGSPAPAPCLPPNAPPAPACCVSTCYISGFGGSCSLVSHRFPRFYLRQPQRSEHPENESAGCASCPHSSGNCS, from the coding sequence ATGTCCTCCCAGCAAAACCAGCAGAAGTGCCAGCTTCCCACGAAGTGTCCACCCAAGGGCCCTCCTCAAGGCTCCCCGGCTCCTGCTCCGTGCCTCCCTCCCAACGCCCCTCCGGCTCCCGCCTGCTGTGTCTCCACCTGCTATATTTCTGGCTTCGGGGGCAGCTGCTCTTTAGTGTCACATCGGTTCCCTCGATTCTATCTTCGCCAGCCTCAGCGTTCCGAGCACCCTGAGAACGAGTCCGCAGGATGTGCGAGCTGTCCGCATAGCTCTGGAAACTGTAGCTGA
- the LOC127199077 gene encoding 60S ribosomal protein L36-like: protein MALFLLCLRLRRPAALALRCPMAPSLSKGHSKLRHSWRHGCLTKHTKFMWDMIREVCGFAPTEQCTMELLSVQGQATYKSSSSKGWARTSLAKRKPEELSNMLAAMRKAEAKRD from the coding sequence ATGGCGCTGTTCCTCCTGTGCCTCCGCCTTAGGAGACCAGCAGCTTTGGCCCTGCGCTGCCCCATGGCCCCGAGCCTCAGCAAGGGCCACAGCAAGCTGAGGCACAGCTGGCGCCACGGGTGCCTCACCAAGCACACCAAATTCATGTGGGACATGATCAGGGAGGTGTGTGGCTTCGCGCCCACTGAGCAGTGCACCATGGAGCTGCTCAGTGTCCAAGGACAAGCAACGTACAAGAGTTCATCAAGCAAAGGGTGGGCACGCACATCCCTGGCTAAGAGGAAGCCGGAGGAGCTTAGCAACATGCTGGCAGccatgaggaaggcagaggccaagaGGGACTGA